The sequence CCCATACTGCAGTCATAAACATTGGTTCATCTGACAAAGCAGCATGAATCTTTCTGGCAcacgtgcaaacacacacacacacacacacacacacactgcaaaatGACAAATTTCTTGGGTTCCTCACGTTTAAATAATTTAGCAACATCACATAACTCATTTAACTATTTGAAGAcacctttttttaatgtaaccgtttacatttttactttgacTTTAACGTTACACAGaagtgaaataaaacaacaataaaacaaatccaAATTAAATTTTCTTCAACATTTTCATATTCTAAAACAAAGAGGGATGAAAGAGGGATGGACTATAAAATGCAACACAGAAGAACAGTAAGGATACAGAGGCAAGAAAGATGGTCTTCACAGGGTTTAAATGAGGGTTTGGACGCAAAAAATTTGGTGCATTGTTGACTTGTAATGTTGCTTAAATATCAGGACTGGTTAAAACTGTGGCCTAATGAGATAAACAAAAAATGCCTATGTGCAAGtcaaacttaaaatatataatcgcctccatttcacaaaatgttaaaaacatgccATTGATGGTGgtaaaataaagtcaaaaaaattctttaaaaaatgtgacCTGTatgtgttttcatgagattcacccataAATGTCTTCTGTAATCTTTAAAGGCTTTGATGTGCAATAAATGTGTATGATCTCAAtcactactgaaaaattaaaacacacccccccaaaaaattaaaagataaatgattGTAGATGACGATACTCACACACATTGTCGTCGCTCCAACAATACAAAGCGgtggtaaataaataaacgtcCACAAACTGGGACGGTAGGCTACAGCTTCAAACGGTGTCAGGTCAAGACTACAATAAATCAGTAAATAACTGCGGTGCAAATGGCTTGCACATTCATCCTCCTGATCCCCTCTCAGCATGTTCAAAATAATCAAGTTTTCAACGTGCATACAAAGAACAAGCAGCTTTTTCACTCATCTTCATGCTAGCTCTTAGCAAAACACTTGTACAGTACATGAAAACCAAGTATTTCCAGGATCGTTGGGTCTATTCACAGGAAGGATGCTACAAACAACACCCTTTTCTGAAATTAGCAACCCCTTGTCTTAGCgtgagcactgagatagcattaTCCATAAGCATATTACTAATGTTGCATTCATGCCCTTAACGAATTATCATAATTACAGGATTCTGattattaaaaaccatttaaGGCCTTTGGAAACTTTTGTAATTCCAAAGTTGgaaaaaacttaattttatggAAGATCCATTCCAAGGttaatgtgattttattattattttttttaataaacaacaaaGCTTTGCGTTGATACATTTTGACATTATAAGCTTTGTCATCGATACCGAGTATATGAACAGCTAATAGTTGTCATCTCATAATTGTGATAATTCCGACAAGACATGAACATAGCGTTAGCATATACCCTCCTGACAGTGCCAATTAGTTATTGGGCTGCCGTTTCGGAAACTCTACGAACTGGAAAGGCGAAACAAAGGCCCTGGATAATCCTGAAAATGCTTGCTCCTCGACATAAAGGCCACTTTTCCCCACTAGTATCAATTAATAAACTGATACCATACTGGAAAAACAAACACTTGTCAGATCAGGACCTCAGCTTTTCTtgagtttcttttttcatttttttttttaaagtaaattattctatttttttattagtattttttttatataacttattttaCAACGGACAACCTACTTCAAACACAGTACATGCTTATCTCCAGCTAGATTGGATACAAACCCATGAAGGTAACTTGTTTCTTTAACATTGAATAACATTATGCAGTGTTGTAACATATCGCACTGTGTGGAGTAGGCTCTCTTTGAATTTAATGACTAACTTGTGCAAAACATCTGCAGAGGGGACGGTCGCTACACTTCCGGAGGAAGTTGTACTGCCTTTTCATCCAGAGCCAGGCACGTCTCGAGGCATTCCCCTTCATTTGAGGCCTGTTCTGGACAAAGATGTTCTTCGCCCCCATCCTTGAGAGGTGGAGGTACTTCAACAGACAAGCTCTTGGCTGAATCCTGCCCGCAGGTTTCTTGTTTTTGCCTATCGCTCTCCATATCTGGATCCCCACCTTCACTCACCACCTCCTCTACTTGTGCAGGAAGTGTCTCAAAGGCTGCTGTCTCAACATGACCTACCTGATAATAGAGGACAGAAGCAGGCTCTTTGAGCAGCCTCTGCTCGGTCTGTTCATCCGCATGGTTCTCTGTAATACACAGCAGAGTGGTACCTTCAGGAAAAGGGCCTTCTAAAAGGACTCCCTCAACACCTTCAATGCCCTCCATCCCAGCTTGGCTGGTGAGGGCACCCTGCAGGAGGCAAAGGGTTGGGTCAGTGGTCTGAGCCTCCTCAACCTGCTGCTCCTCTTGTTCCAGTCTCCTTTCCCGTTCCTCTGCACTTTGTAGATGAAGCACGGCTGTTTCGTTCTCACGCTCCAGGCTATCGCACTGCTCCTCTTGCAGCTCCTGAATGCTTTGGCTTTCCACCTCCACATCCGAGTCCAagggagaaagagacagagatgaAGAAGAGACTAATTCTGTCTCTTCCCCACAAACCTCTCCAGACCTTACACCCAACAGGTTTCTATTTTCAAGGTCAAGTTTCATGACCGTGTGAAGATAGTGGGTACGCACACGAAGAGGGTTGAACTCAATGCGCCCAGCTGTATTACCACAACCATCACGGGTACAGCCACATGGGAAAGACATCCGATCCACCTTTGGAACAAGATAAAAGAGAAAGAGCATGTATTTTAGGTGGCCCTTCAGGAGCAGGATGGGACACCCCTGGGCCAACTGGACTCATCTTAAGTCTTTTAAGAATTTTAACTATTGTCCTACCTGGCACTTAATTCCAGCTTGGCAGCAACCGCAGTGCCGAGGGTCGCAGTAGAAGCGGCAGTCACAACCACACTCCTCCCGGGACAAACGTATGGCACGCAGCTCAGCCTTTTCTCTGGCATCTATGCGGGCAATACCTGAGGCCCTCAGTAGTGCCCGACGTCTCTTGGTCGGAAGAGGCTGCAAGAAAAAGCATTCGTCCACTTCTACACTCTCAACGTCCAGATCCTCATCGGATATGTCGTCTAGAGTAAGCAACTCTGCTTCGGGACAATCCACAGTTCCATTCCGTGTCAGCTGGGAAAAGTCAGGTAAAAGAGGtcttaaaatcaaaacaaaatggcTACTCTACAACAAAAGCAGAATCCTGTAGGAAGAACAGAAGCTACAACAGAACAATGACCAACAACACAACTGACCTTCAACTTGCGAGCGTTGAGCTTTTCTTGCCGCAGGTGTTGACGCAGCACATGCTTGTGGCTGCTCTCTTGTTCTCGTGCAAACTCGCCAAGGGTGTAATGTCGTATAGCACAGTGATGGCGTGCCATGCCTAGGGAGCTGCCACCCTGACTGGGCACACTGGTGAAGCCCTGCCTTCTGGAGAAGTAATAGACTGTCACCGCATCAAAGCGTACCTGCTTACGACCTAAAGATGCTTTGTGTCTTCTGAGAATCGAGGGGGCTACAGAAACAAGATAAAGGGGCACCATAAACAATAATGTTTTGATCTATTGCATTAGTACTCATCCTATGCCTCCTTAAATGACAATTCTGTGGTTCAAACCAAGTCTCCCTTTATCCCAAATTGGtgtttaagagttttttttttttttatctcaagtcTTGCTGCATTAGCCACAATGCCCAAGTAGGACATGTTCCTGAAACAATTTTCTTTGTTGGTCCTTGAAAAGCATTCTTTTAAAAAGGTAAACTAAACCTTACTCTGACCCCCATCCATAATCACGAACATCTAAATAGCTATAAGACTAAGCCTAACCTTAAACCCACTCTTAAAATCTGATAGTTTAAAAGCAATGTTGCTTCAACAAGAATGTTGGTCCAGAAACATCTATGGATAAGGGTGCTGTGGCTATTGCAAACAAATGTAAATTGCCAACTTGGTTGCACAACTTACTAAAGGtcttaaattagaatgttgtgaaaaaagtttatttcagtaatataactcaaactgtgaaacttgtgtattaaataaattcaatgcacacagactgacgtagtttaagtcttttgttcttttaattgtgatgattttggctcacatttaacaaaaacccaccaatagCAATTTTTGTgaactgttggccttctggaaaatatgttcatttactgtacatgtacacaataattggtaggggctccttttgctttaatcactgcctcaattcggcatggcatggaggtgatcagtttgtggcactgctgaggtggtatgaaagcccaggtttctttgacagtggccttcagctcatctgcattttgtggtctcgtttctcattttcctggtgagtttgctggccagtcaagcacaccaacaccatggtcattaaaCCAACTTTTGgggcttttggcagtgtgggcaaaggcaaatcctgctggaaaatgaaattagcATCCTCTAAAAGCTGGtaagcagaaggaagcatgaagtgctgcAAAATTTCTTGGTGAACGGGTGCAGTGATTTTcgaaaaacacaatggaccaatacCATCAGATGACATTGGATCCCAAATCATCAGAGACTGTGAAAAATTAACACTGgatttcaagcaacttgggctctGAGTGAGttacgtgacatacagccaagtatggtgacccatattcggaatttgtgctctgcttttaacccatccaaagtgcacacacactgtgaacacacacccgtagcagtgagcagccatttatgctgcggcgcccggggagcggttgggggttcagtgccttgctcaagggcacccaagtcgtattattgaaggtggagagagaactgtacatgcactccccccacctacaaatcctgccagcccgagactcgaactcacaacctttcaattgggagtctgactctctaactattaggccaagacttccccatgagagcttctccaccctccttcagactctaggaccttggtttccaaatgaaatgcaaaattgcactcatctgaaaagaggactgcatttgagtcctcgcctcatccctgCACCCAACCATGACAGACCGAACCAGCAGAGGACTGCAGACACAAGGAGAATAAGTAGGGAACCTAGCGAGGGagacacaggtggagcaactaaaacAATAATGACATAAGATGGGCGGGATCAGACAACAggagagagagcacatggcaccaaacaaacacaacacaagccatgtgctcacagaaaAACAGTGTCATCTGGTCGCCATCCTGGGCACACCAGCTGAAGACTGTGAcactcaggagtggcttaacaaaaggaatatgacaactgtagctaaattccttgacacatctgtgtgtggtggctcttaatGCCTttaccccagcctcagtccattccttgtgaagttcactgaaattctttgattttgcttgacaatactCATAAGgttgcggttctctcggttggttgtgcatgtttttcttccacacttttttcctTCTACTTAactttgttaacatgcttggatacagcactctgtgaacagtcaacttatttggcaatgaatgtttgtggccttgtgaagggtgtcaatgattgtcttctggacaactgtcagatcagcagtcttccccatgattgtgtagtttagtgaaccaaactgagagaccattttgaacgCTCAGTGTTTTTGAGTTAaatagctgattggcatgtcaccatattctaatttgttgttaaatgtgagcccaaatcatcacaattaaaagaactaaatacttaaactacttcaatatctttgcattgaatttatttaatacacaatttgagttgaattattgaaataaatgtacttttccacgacattcaaatttattgagaaacACTGGAATGTTCTGATTTGCAACTGTTGCAATAGTGCAAATGTTATAGGTGGAATTAGCTCAGGGGCTAGGAACAAAAAGTGCAGGGAAATTGTTCAAATAGTAGTTGTTATAATAACTCAATTATAATACTAACTTATGGTGTGTTCTTACGTGTGAGAGAGCTGGAGGGAGCATTGAGACTGTCGCAGCTATCAGCGCTGTCACTGCTAGAGATGTCATCATCCGAATCTTTGGGTGTGGAACACGGCGAGCCGCTGTCCACCTCCTCGAATCTGCGCTTCAGGCCACGAGATGACACTGTCTCCATGGAAACACTGCGTCTGGAGGTATTACATATAGGTAAAAGCTTTGTCCAACAGACTATTGCTGGCAAAATTTAAACATGAACAATAATGATTAAATAGTGTACATGGCAAGTAGGATATGTATATGTCCAAGAGCagcatttttacttaaattattttgaatacaCTTTCAAAATACAAGTTAAAACACAACCAAAAATAGATATGATAGATATGAAAAATGTACTTTTGTCATTCCACATAAAGCTTGTTCCAAAATCTACTGCCAATGAACAACAGCTGCAGTCCTTAAAAGACCTAATTCTAAAGGTCAGAGTGAccaaatataacataaaaatgcAACCAAAAAATCTGGAAGATTATGCAATATCGTCTATTTTGCTACCTAATCCTTGACATTTGCTTTCTTCATCCAGCTTGAAAGTCCTGTTTAAAAATCATGAAGCCTGCAAACATCACCATGGTAACTGGTTTAAAGCAACAGCCTTGGAAAAACTGCATCCACATTTTGGGTCCCTTTCACCCCCCattaaaaccttaaaaacaaCAAGCCTTTGCAAGCCCAAGCCAATGACGAGACCAGTTCAGTCAAACCAGACAGGTCACACAAGGCCGAGTCAGTACGTTTGATCAGACCACCTCTTTAGCCCGAGGGAGCTGTGTAATACAACTGCTTTGAGCGGCTCTGATTTTCTTCATGattaaacactgtttttaaacagtcAGTGGCTTTTTGCTGGCTTGAATAAGAACAGTTTAGTGGTGGCTTTGAGGAAAGGTCGGCATGATCAAAAGATGACATGAATTATGACTGACAATTAAACTCACGGCATAATGGAATTAATCCCACAGATTTGTGAAATCCATAAAAACTGGATTAATTTTATGAACTCTGATTATAATTGCTAAGGAAATAGCATTAGCCTGACTCCGCTTGAGTATATGAATGTCtcattgattcatttttttataatcattcaTTCAATAATCCGGCAGGGTAGTGACAAATTCAAGCCACATTCATGCCAGCCAATCACCTATCGCCAACAAATAATGCGTTACGACCTTGAAACATTCAAAAACACCTGCGAAAAACAAACGGATGATTGAATGAGAGAGATGCCGGTTGAGTATACGCTGCTTTACGCATCAGTGTCTGACACACAGTGTGCCGCTCTTGAATGAACCGTATCCATAGAAACAAGAAATGCTAAGGAGCGAGTCCATTTTTGCTTGCTGTGAAACCGACCTCACTTTCATGTGTTCCTTTTATAATTAATGCTACCGTGGTGATGCAGTAAAATGCACAGAAATGATGTAAAGAAGCTGCAAGCAAATAATGCAGTACGTCTACCAATTACTTTGCATTCAGTGAAGCATGCCAAGATTTCTCCTCAGAGCGTGTCACTACTATTGGACACCATCATGTACACTCAAAGTGTCTTAAAAGCATATGTTctaacgtgtgtgtgtatatatgtgcgtGTCCATGCAGTGAAAACAGAAAGCTTTGAAATGTTACCAAACCTACACAGCAAAGATTTGTAAAGGATGCTGACAAACAAACCTCATCCGAGCCCAAAATGTTTGGGTAGATTACATGTATATAAAacctaaataaatgttaataaaaccacTGAGCAAGATGGCATAATCTTGACTAGACATAATCTTCATTTTAAAAGCATTCATCTTGCAAATTGAGACTTACTATATAGATGCTACATGCATCAAGTTTTAAAACTAGTCAGATATGCAACTTCCTGGCAAAAATCACTGTTTTAGATGTAAAGAGGTAATTACTGCTTTATTTGTGAGTTATGATGGTTGGCAAGTGGTAATAGGGTTTTAAAAGCActcaatttagttttttgtttttgtgcaaaaCTGGCAGGACTAGATATGGGCCTCAAACAGCAAATGTAACTCAGTGCACATTAAATAAGTGAGAAAATAATATCATGCAGAGAGGTAGGAGCATGTTTGCATATGCCAAATATGTCAGCAAGAAGATAAGTTGTATTACCACCATATTTATATGCCATACATCCAGGGATGCTCCATCTTTATGAAATATCAGAAAACAAAATCCATCTCCAATAGCATTGGCAAATGATGCCAATAACTGAAGGAATAGGTTATGAATGCAGCACAGGTCATTTAAAAGCAGGGATGCATATGGAAATCTGAAATATGTTTGCAGAACTCCTCACACATCCTGTGGCCTATATGAGGTGGACAGAAAGCGTGAATAATCACCTTACAGTACTGACTATGCATCAGCCTGTTTGACTGGTCTGCACTGAAATAGCCCATCCTAGACAAATGACTCAAACATCACGTCTTTCTTTTCCAGCATCGACAAACTCTGCA is a genomic window of Carassius auratus strain Wakin chromosome 23, ASM336829v1, whole genome shotgun sequence containing:
- the csrnp2 gene encoding cysteine/serine-rich nuclear protein 2 encodes the protein METVSSRGLKRRFEEVDSGSPCSTPKDSDDDISSSDSADSCDSLNAPSSSLTPPSILRRHKASLGRKQVRFDAVTVYYFSRRQGFTSVPSQGGSSLGMARHHCAIRHYTLGEFAREQESSHKHVLRQHLRQEKLNARKLKLTRNGTVDCPEAELLTLDDISDEDLDVESVEVDECFFLQPLPTKRRRALLRASGIARIDAREKAELRAIRLSREECGCDCRFYCDPRHCGCCQAGIKCQVDRMSFPCGCTRDGCGNTAGRIEFNPLRVRTHYLHTVMKLDLENRNLLGVRSGEVCGEETELVSSSSLSLSPLDSDVEVESQSIQELQEEQCDSLERENETAVLHLQSAEERERRLEQEEQQVEEAQTTDPTLCLLQGALTSQAGMEGIEGVEGVLLEGPFPEGTTLLCITENHADEQTEQRLLKEPASVLYYQVGHVETAAFETLPAQVEEVVSEGGDPDMESDRQKQETCGQDSAKSLSVEVPPPLKDGGEEHLCPEQASNEGECLETCLALDEKAVQLPPEV